In one Sporomusa sphaeroides DSM 2875 genomic region, the following are encoded:
- a CDS encoding aspartyl-phosphate phosphatase Spo0E family protein — translation MKELIELQAMIEKMRDKLHEIAKDKSLTDMEVVRASQMLDVLLNEYQQMLKNKIK, via the coding sequence ATGAAAGAATTAATTGAACTGCAAGCAATGATTGAGAAAATGCGTGATAAGTTGCATGAAATCGCGAAAGACAAATCACTAACAGATATGGAAGTTGTTCGGGCAAGCCAGATGCTGGACGTGCTGCTTAATGAATATCAACAAATGCTAAAGAATAAAATTAAATAA
- a CDS encoding sigma factor-like helix-turn-helix DNA-binding protein — translation MGEAVESLCEQERLTREIRRLTAREKWVLEMRFGIPDGSRKTQRDIAKILGISRSYVSRIEKHAINKLGKTLSVDGNPPK, via the coding sequence GTGGGCGAAGCAGTCGAAAGTCTATGTGAGCAAGAACGGTTGACGCGGGAGATTCGCCGACTGACAGCAAGAGAAAAGTGGGTACTTGAAATGCGGTTCGGCATACCTGATGGCAGTCGGAAGACACAGCGGGATATTGCTAAAATTTTAGGGATATCCCGCAGTTATGTCAGTAGAATAGAAAAACATGCGATTAACAAATTGGGTAAGACTTTGTCGGTGGATGGAAACCCACCCAAATAA
- a CDS encoding DUF898 family protein has product MSKTFEFRGTGFGYLWLVIWTSIVSVITLGLYFPWAYSAQQRWIADNTYVNGRQLLFTGTGIQFLGHWLLIMVLTFITFGLYVPWAYCQLKRWETENTCFADEVTTQSGSPAVINH; this is encoded by the coding sequence ATGTCAAAAACCTTTGAATTTCGTGGTACTGGGTTTGGTTATCTCTGGCTGGTAATCTGGACTTCAATTGTATCAGTCATTACCCTTGGACTATACTTCCCTTGGGCTTATTCCGCTCAACAGAGATGGATTGCCGATAATACTTACGTGAATGGGCGGCAGCTACTGTTTACCGGTACTGGGATCCAATTTCTGGGCCACTGGCTGTTGATCATGGTATTAACCTTTATAACGTTTGGTCTGTACGTGCCTTGGGCTTACTGCCAATTAAAACGCTGGGAAACAGAGAATACCTGCTTTGCCGACGAGGTAACCACGCAGAGTGGTTCCCCAGCAGTCATTAATCATTAA
- a CDS encoding DUF4177 domain-containing protein, translating to MRQYKVIEVKKKGFLGTSRLDGGRLEEILNEQAVNGWIFDKHISGETLVLDKDTIMLVFYKDA from the coding sequence ATGCGCCAATATAAAGTGATAGAAGTAAAGAAAAAAGGATTTCTGGGAACCTCACGGCTTGATGGCGGACGGCTTGAGGAAATTCTGAATGAACAAGCCGTCAATGGCTGGATTTTTGATAAACACATTTCCGGAGAAACTCTGGTTCTTGATAAAGATACTATTATGCTTGTTTTTTATAAAGATGCCTAA